A portion of the Ferrimonas lipolytica genome contains these proteins:
- the aceE gene encoding pyruvate dehydrogenase (acetyl-transferring), homodimeric type — protein MSGSIVQDVDQQETNEWLQALEAVMQEDGIERAKFLLDEMITKARSSGVELPTGITTNYLNTIDPQSEPAYPGDISLERRIRSIVRWNAIMIVLRASKKGLDLGGHMASYQSAAAFYEVGFNHLFRAKNAKDGGDLVYYQGHISPGIYARAFMEGRLTEQQLDNFRQEVDGEGISSYPHPKLMPEFWQFPTVSMGLGPISAIYQARFLKYLNGRGLKDTSEQRVYAYLGDGEMDEPESRGAISFAAREKLHNLCFLINCNLQRLDGPVMGNGKIIQELEGLFKGAGWNVVKVIWGNGWDKLLAKDTSGKLLQLMNETVDGDYQTYKSKNGAYVREHFFGRYPETAALVADMTDAEIFALQRGGHSPSKLYAAYQNAMQCTDKPTVILAKTVKGYGMGDAAEGKNIAHQVKKMDMSTILQLRNRLGLSDLLSDEQVNELPYLKLEEGTAEHKYLHERRQALHGYTPQRLPNFTEKLQVPTLETFRGLLDEQKREISTTMAFVRALNVLLKDQGIGKNVVPIVADEARTFGMEGLFRQIGIYNPHGQTYTPQDRDVVSYYKESTSGQVLQEGINELGAMSSWVAAATSYSTNDLPMIPFYIYYSMFGFQRVGDMAYMAGDQQARGFLLGATAGRTTLNGEGLQHEDGHSHILANTVPNCVSYDPTYAYEVAVILQDGIKRMYGPEQENIYYYLTLLNENYAQPAMPEGSEEGIRRGIYGLESYSGDKAKVQLLSSGTIMLQVQQAAKVLSEQYGIGSDIFSVTSFNELTRDGQDVERWNMLHPTAEAKTPYVAQVLGDLPTIAATDYMKNYAEQVRAFLPTSSYRVLGTDGFGRSDSRVNLRRHFEVNADYVVVATLTELAKQGQIDKQVVADAIAKFGINPDKTNPLFA, from the coding sequence ATGTCAGGTTCTATTGTGCAGGATGTTGACCAGCAGGAAACCAACGAGTGGCTACAAGCCCTTGAAGCGGTGATGCAGGAAGACGGTATTGAACGCGCGAAGTTTCTTTTGGACGAGATGATCACCAAAGCGCGCAGTTCTGGTGTTGAACTACCAACAGGGATCACCACTAACTACCTGAACACGATTGACCCACAGAGTGAGCCGGCTTATCCCGGCGACATCAGCCTTGAGCGCCGAATTCGCTCTATCGTACGTTGGAACGCGATTATGATCGTGTTGCGCGCCTCAAAAAAAGGGTTGGATCTTGGCGGTCACATGGCTTCTTATCAATCCGCTGCGGCGTTTTACGAAGTGGGCTTTAACCACCTGTTCCGCGCCAAGAATGCTAAAGACGGTGGCGACTTGGTCTATTACCAAGGCCATATCTCTCCCGGCATTTACGCTCGCGCCTTTATGGAAGGCCGCCTAACCGAACAGCAATTAGATAACTTCCGCCAAGAGGTTGATGGTGAAGGTATCTCCTCCTACCCACACCCTAAGCTAATGCCAGAGTTTTGGCAGTTCCCAACGGTTTCTATGGGTCTTGGCCCAATCAGCGCCATCTATCAGGCTCGTTTCCTTAAGTACCTCAATGGCCGTGGTCTGAAAGACACCTCCGAGCAGCGGGTATACGCCTATCTTGGCGATGGCGAAATGGACGAGCCAGAATCCCGCGGTGCTATCTCCTTTGCGGCTCGTGAGAAACTGCACAACCTGTGTTTCTTGATTAACTGTAACCTGCAGCGTTTAGATGGCCCAGTAATGGGTAACGGCAAGATCATTCAAGAGCTAGAAGGCCTATTTAAGGGCGCTGGCTGGAACGTAGTTAAGGTGATCTGGGGGAACGGTTGGGACAAACTGTTGGCGAAAGACACCAGCGGTAAACTGCTGCAATTGATGAATGAAACCGTCGACGGCGATTACCAAACCTACAAATCCAAGAATGGCGCTTACGTGCGTGAGCACTTCTTTGGTCGCTACCCAGAAACCGCAGCGTTGGTGGCTGACATGACTGACGCTGAGATCTTTGCTCTGCAACGTGGCGGCCACAGCCCATCGAAGTTGTATGCTGCTTATCAAAATGCGATGCAGTGCACCGATAAGCCAACAGTTATCCTTGCTAAAACCGTCAAAGGTTACGGCATGGGTGATGCAGCAGAGGGTAAGAACATTGCCCACCAAGTTAAAAAGATGGACATGAGCACCATCTTACAGTTGCGTAACCGCTTAGGTTTGAGCGATTTACTCAGCGATGAACAGGTAAACGAATTGCCTTATTTGAAGCTGGAAGAAGGCACTGCGGAACACAAGTATCTGCACGAGCGTCGTCAGGCTTTGCATGGTTATACCCCGCAGCGTTTGCCTAACTTCACTGAAAAGTTGCAAGTTCCGACCTTAGAAACATTCCGTGGCTTGTTAGATGAGCAAAAGCGCGAGATCTCCACCACCATGGCGTTCGTTCGTGCATTAAATGTGCTGCTGAAAGACCAAGGGATCGGTAAAAACGTGGTGCCAATTGTTGCTGATGAAGCACGTACCTTTGGTATGGAAGGCTTATTCCGTCAAATCGGCATCTACAACCCGCACGGCCAAACGTACACCCCCCAAGACCGTGACGTGGTGTCCTACTACAAAGAATCGACCTCCGGTCAGGTTCTCCAGGAAGGCATTAACGAACTTGGTGCTATGTCATCTTGGGTTGCAGCAGCAACCTCATACAGCACCAACGATCTGCCGATGATCCCATTCTATATCTACTACTCGATGTTTGGTTTTCAGCGTGTTGGTGATATGGCTTACATGGCCGGAGATCAACAAGCCCGTGGCTTCTTGCTCGGCGCCACTGCAGGCCGTACCACATTGAATGGTGAAGGGTTACAGCACGAAGATGGTCACAGCCATATCTTGGCTAACACCGTGCCAAACTGTGTCTCTTACGATCCTACCTACGCCTATGAAGTTGCGGTTATTCTGCAAGACGGCATTAAGCGTATGTACGGTCCAGAGCAAGAGAACATCTACTACTACCTAACGTTGCTCAACGAGAACTACGCTCAGCCAGCAATGCCTGAAGGAAGCGAAGAGGGTATTCGCCGTGGCATCTACGGTTTAGAAAGCTACTCTGGCGATAAAGCCAAGGTACAGCTGTTGTCATCCGGCACCATTATGCTGCAGGTGCAACAGGCCGCTAAGGTGCTATCAGAACAATACGGCATCGGTTCAGATATCTTCTCCGTTACCTCGTTCAACGAACTGACCCGAGACGGTCAAGATGTTGAACGTTGGAACATGCTCCACCCAACCGCTGAGGCGAAAACCCCTTATGTGGCGCAGGTGTTGGGCGATCTGCCTACCATCGCTGCAACGGATTACATGAAAAACTACGCAGAGCAGGTTCGTGCCTTCCTACCGACCTCAAGCTACCGCGTGCTTGGTACCGACGGCTTTGGTCGTTCAGACAGTCGCGTTAACTTGCGCCGCCATTTCGAAGTCAATGCTGATTACGTCGTCGTAGCAACCCTGACTGAGCTGGCTAAACAGGGCCAGATAGATAAGCAGGTAGTTGCCGATGCGATTGCCAAGTTTGGCATCAACCCAGATAAAACCAACCCACTGTTTGCTTAA
- the lpdA gene encoding dihydrolipoyl dehydrogenase, which yields MSQQIKTQVVVLGAGPAGYSAAFRAADLGLETVMIERYSSLGGVCLNVGCIPSKALLHVAKVIDEAKQMDSHGVSFCAPTIDLDKIRAHKEKVVGQLTGGLGGMAKMRKVNVVNGHAQFTGANSIDVTGDDGQVTTITFDNAIVAAGSRPIELPFIPHEDPRIWDSTDALELKSIPEKLLIMGGGIIGLEMGTVYDALGSNVEVVEMLDQVIPAADKDVVRVFTKRMSKKFKFMLQTKVTAVEAKEDGIYVSMEGKKAPAEPQRYDAVLVAIGRLPNGKLINAEAAGIAVDERGFINVDKQMRTNVPHISAIGDIVGQPMLAHKGVHEGHVAAEVIAGKKHYFDPKVIPSIAYTDPEIAWVGLTEKEAKEQGISYETAVFPWGASGRAIAQGASDGMTKLIFDKESNRIIGGAVAGSNGGELLGELGLAIEMGCDAEDLALTIHAHPTLHESVGLAAEVYEGSITDLPNAKAKKK from the coding sequence ATGAGCCAACAGATCAAAACCCAAGTTGTTGTCTTGGGTGCAGGACCAGCCGGTTATTCTGCAGCGTTTCGCGCCGCTGACTTAGGTCTGGAAACCGTTATGATTGAACGTTACAGCAGTCTCGGTGGAGTATGCTTGAACGTAGGTTGTATCCCTTCCAAAGCGTTGCTACACGTAGCGAAGGTTATCGACGAAGCCAAACAGATGGATAGCCATGGCGTTAGCTTCTGCGCACCAACCATCGACTTAGATAAGATCCGCGCTCATAAAGAGAAGGTGGTCGGTCAGCTTACCGGTGGTCTGGGTGGCATGGCCAAGATGCGTAAGGTCAACGTGGTTAACGGCCACGCCCAATTCACCGGTGCCAACAGTATTGACGTAACTGGCGATGATGGACAGGTCACTACCATCACCTTTGATAACGCCATCGTTGCAGCGGGCTCTCGTCCAATTGAACTGCCATTTATTCCTCATGAAGATCCTCGTATCTGGGATTCTACAGACGCGCTAGAGCTGAAGAGTATTCCAGAGAAGCTATTGATTATGGGCGGCGGCATCATCGGTTTAGAGATGGGCACAGTCTATGACGCGCTTGGTTCTAACGTTGAAGTGGTTGAGATGCTCGATCAAGTGATCCCTGCCGCGGATAAAGATGTGGTGCGGGTGTTTACTAAGCGCATGAGCAAGAAATTTAAGTTTATGCTGCAAACCAAGGTGACTGCTGTTGAAGCCAAAGAAGATGGCATTTACGTCTCCATGGAAGGTAAGAAAGCCCCAGCAGAGCCACAGCGTTACGATGCGGTACTGGTGGCTATTGGTCGTCTACCAAACGGTAAGCTAATTAACGCTGAAGCAGCCGGCATCGCCGTTGATGAGCGCGGCTTTATCAATGTTGATAAGCAGATGCGCACGAACGTGCCGCACATTAGCGCGATTGGCGACATCGTGGGTCAACCGATGTTAGCGCACAAAGGTGTGCATGAAGGCCATGTTGCCGCTGAGGTGATTGCCGGTAAGAAGCACTATTTCGATCCTAAGGTGATTCCATCCATCGCTTACACCGATCCTGAGATCGCTTGGGTTGGCTTAACCGAGAAAGAAGCCAAAGAGCAGGGCATCAGTTACGAGACCGCGGTGTTCCCATGGGGCGCTTCCGGCCGTGCTATTGCTCAAGGTGCCTCCGATGGTATGACCAAGCTTATCTTTGATAAAGAGAGCAACCGTATTATTGGTGGCGCTGTCGCTGGTTCTAACGGTGGTGAACTGCTTGGTGAGCTAGGCTTGGCGATTGAAATGGGTTGTGATGCTGAGGATCTCGCGCTCACCATTCACGCTCACCCAACTCTGCATGAATCCGTTGGTCTAGCTGCGGAAGTGTATGAAGGTAGCATTACTGATTTGCCCAACGCCAAGGCAAAAAAGAAATAA
- the pdhR gene encoding pyruvate dehydrogenase complex transcriptional repressor PdhR: MSYRRINQPKLSDVIMKELEKMILEGSLKPGQKLPPERELAVRFEVSRPSLREAIQKLEAKGVLNRRQGGGTYVKDQLWNSLSDPLVELLANNPESQYDLLEFRHATEGMMAYYAALRGTDSDQEQLRTQMDYIKQVQGDPKREAQAIVEFHRSVAEACHNVAMLHLVLSLAPLLERNVAENLQLLYRREGSSDVANIHREALLDAILKRDPEMARRASNDHLAYIEEVTLEVRREDSRQQRSLRRMRNELI; this comes from the coding sequence ATGTCTTATCGACGAATTAACCAGCCTAAATTGTCCGACGTAATCATGAAGGAACTCGAGAAGATGATTCTTGAGGGCAGCTTGAAACCTGGGCAAAAACTGCCGCCAGAACGAGAGTTGGCAGTCCGCTTTGAGGTTTCACGACCGTCGTTGCGAGAAGCGATTCAAAAGCTCGAAGCTAAAGGGGTGTTAAATCGCCGACAGGGCGGTGGTACTTATGTGAAGGATCAGCTGTGGAATAGCTTGTCTGATCCGCTGGTTGAGTTGCTCGCCAATAATCCAGAATCACAGTACGACTTATTGGAATTTCGTCATGCAACTGAAGGCATGATGGCTTATTACGCCGCGTTACGTGGCACCGATTCTGATCAAGAACAGCTTCGAACCCAGATGGATTACATCAAACAGGTTCAAGGAGATCCAAAACGCGAAGCGCAGGCTATTGTCGAGTTCCATCGCAGTGTGGCAGAGGCTTGTCATAATGTTGCGATGTTGCACCTAGTCCTAAGTCTCGCGCCGTTGCTGGAACGCAACGTGGCGGAAAACCTGCAGCTGCTCTACCGTCGAGAGGGCTCATCAGATGTGGCAAATATCCACCGTGAAGCGCTGTTAGACGCCATTTTAAAGCGCGATCCAGAGATGGCTCGCCGCGCCTCAAACGACCACCTCGCTTACATTGAAGAGGTGACGTTAGAGGTTCGTAGGGAAGACAGCCGACAGCAGCGTAGCCTGCGTCGAATGAGAAACGAACTTATTTAA
- the aceF gene encoding pyruvate dehydrogenase complex dihydrolipoyllysine-residue acetyltransferase, with translation MTIEITVPDIGADEVEVTEILVQVGDTVELEQSLLTVEGDKASMEVPAASAGVVKEIKVTVGDNVTTGSLIMLFDDVAATPVAPASAEAEAITTAAPAVTSEQVIAVPDIGGDAVEVTEILVKVGDSVTEEQSLLTVEGDKASMEVPAPVAGVVKSISVNLGDSVTTGADIMVFEVAGAAPAAPTQAPVASVEAPTAAPAQPTAVVPVANAPASDFSENSAYAYATPLIRRLAREFGVDLSKVTGTGRKKRIIKEDVQSYVKGALAKVQSGQVSSGNGLELLPWPKVDFAKFGEIEVQKMSKIKKISGANLARNWAVIPHVTQFDEADITEVEAFRKAQNVDVAKQDLGFKITPLVFILKAVAKTLADLPQFCASIGEDGESVVLKKYIHIGVAVDTPNGLVVPVVRDVDKKGIYELSQELMAISKKARAGKLSSADMQGGCFTISSLGGIGGTAFTPIVNAPEVAILGVSKSEMKPKWNGSEFEPRLMLPLSLSYDHRVIDGADGARFSSTLASYLGDIRKLVL, from the coding sequence ATGACTATTGAAATTACCGTACCGGATATCGGTGCAGATGAAGTCGAAGTGACTGAAATCCTAGTTCAAGTGGGTGATACCGTTGAGCTGGAACAATCACTGCTGACCGTTGAAGGTGATAAGGCTTCAATGGAAGTGCCAGCAGCAAGTGCTGGTGTTGTTAAAGAGATAAAAGTAACCGTCGGCGATAACGTCACTACCGGCAGCTTAATTATGCTCTTTGACGACGTTGCAGCAACGCCTGTTGCCCCAGCAAGTGCCGAAGCTGAAGCAATCACTACAGCTGCTCCCGCTGTTACCAGCGAGCAGGTTATTGCAGTACCAGATATTGGCGGCGATGCGGTAGAGGTTACCGAGATCTTGGTTAAGGTTGGCGATAGCGTTACCGAAGAGCAATCGTTATTAACGGTAGAGGGTGACAAGGCTTCTATGGAAGTACCGGCACCGGTTGCCGGTGTGGTTAAATCCATCAGTGTTAATCTGGGTGATTCAGTCACCACCGGTGCCGATATTATGGTGTTTGAAGTGGCTGGTGCTGCTCCAGCAGCTCCTACGCAAGCCCCTGTCGCATCGGTTGAAGCGCCAACAGCTGCTCCGGCTCAGCCTACGGCTGTGGTTCCAGTGGCTAACGCGCCAGCCAGCGACTTCTCGGAAAACAGCGCTTATGCCTACGCGACGCCGCTGATCCGCCGTTTGGCGCGTGAGTTTGGTGTCGACCTGAGTAAGGTGACTGGTACTGGCCGTAAGAAGCGCATCATTAAAGAGGATGTGCAAAGCTACGTTAAGGGCGCTTTGGCTAAGGTTCAATCTGGCCAAGTCAGCTCTGGCAACGGCTTGGAGCTGCTACCGTGGCCGAAAGTCGATTTTGCTAAGTTTGGTGAAATTGAAGTGCAGAAAATGTCGAAGATCAAGAAGATCTCCGGCGCGAACCTCGCCCGTAATTGGGCGGTCATTCCGCACGTAACCCAGTTCGATGAAGCCGATATCACCGAAGTCGAGGCGTTCCGCAAGGCGCAGAACGTTGATGTGGCCAAGCAAGATCTTGGTTTCAAGATCACCCCGCTGGTGTTCATCCTTAAAGCCGTGGCCAAAACCCTCGCGGATTTGCCGCAATTCTGCGCCAGTATCGGTGAAGATGGCGAAAGTGTGGTGTTGAAAAAGTACATCCACATCGGTGTTGCTGTTGATACACCAAACGGGTTGGTGGTTCCAGTAGTGCGCGATGTTGATAAGAAGGGCATCTATGAGTTGTCGCAAGAGTTGATGGCAATCTCTAAGAAAGCCCGAGCAGGCAAGCTGAGCTCCGCTGATATGCAGGGCGGTTGTTTCACTATCTCTAGTCTCGGTGGTATTGGTGGAACCGCGTTTACACCAATCGTGAACGCTCCGGAAGTGGCCATCTTGGGCGTATCCAAATCTGAGATGAAGCCCAAATGGAATGGCAGCGAGTTTGAGCCACGGCTGATGCTGCCGCTGTCGTTGTCTTATGACCACCGGGTTATCGATGGCGCCGACGGTGCTCGCTTTAGCTCAACCTTGGCGAGTTACTTAGGCGATATTCGCAAACTCGTACTGTAA
- a CDS encoding EAL domain-containing protein, translating into MWLRLWCFALLLWTNSSVAEAVRVVGFEQGLQSQIVLSTLEDQEGLLWIGTEDGLYRMSDRVVRRVDDLNVAGQLSNSVFRALQRLPDQQLLLSTAGQIALFDIANNQFLPLSERFPNLDANSSTGFFYQDHQRDIWFITNNGHIYKLRSDLNALTLVGKLPAGQRYRQIYHHADGGIWVMAPHQLWHLNEQGVVLDSEVWDDAGGELTTLLDVDRDTLWIASTQGLVSMDVHVGKDSFKTLLTASIRDLEMDPRGNVWLLGRGKLWLWSIGAVAPTEVPMPTVENFDPVLVLKLMLDSNQRLWFMSGYHGLVGMRPPMNFVAESYTPKHYPQMPAGAVWHIWADDEQRLLATDGGLQWFDVATNSYRHIELPGLDDSGAAWAIWPLDPQRWLIGSSNGLYEVDRTTLQAKPLIPVGAPELAKRSIYVIVPSGDALLLITDLQTFRWKPGRDIEHLLIDGEAVIGVRNAHEDEQQRLWLAGEGVLGYLDHSDQYHSLLPLLPQQYRLNSFSMLLPISEQRLWFGNYGHGLWQYDSRWNEVVSISEHLGLNCDNPNFATTHNQSILLGCDRSLYRIDPAVDEVIGIDRYDGLPIANFNEGAMFYDESLGFMVGSSNGMAVLQPDQMFVVERRQRALFESLELQLNDGTSQVWLRPELSKIELDASAQLVTFQFASNRLLDPNPKRYRYKLNYNGNEGELITINASDRLTFSHLKAGDYELLLFGSSNASWQSIPSRVRFTVNQAWWQYSAAQFATLTLAVILLVLLILLLRSKLRRGNKALKQLSSSQQRLHIALDASDSDSWEWHREDNLIRISDRKKIFSASGDVLIAEPDTNSIHPDDRLRVKTAWQNHISNTNDRYDVIYRQTDYSGQWRWIHTMGKVVTREPNTNKPISIAGIYTDITENRRLEQEHTLYALAFEHAAEGVFILDRDLQIVGANPAAASILGCSPTDLHNGELMHFWLHEQSMSVNELLQQPTPWQGEVFLFNRQGNALPMQVSLSTMHSGSEQRWIFLFSDISIRKQTEAELQRLANFDPLTGLLNRSNFNKQVAQLLEKNALLSQPSALLFLDLDRFKNINDSFGHSSGDELLVEAARRLQQYIGPADMLCRFGGDEFVVFVPDALSTKKLEQLADRLLHAFSQPFEVGSQVFYISTSIGISRCPEDGEQLEFLVKNADLAMYQAKEEGRGRFCFYTKQRNDQMHHQLALDSALREALLNERLQLYYQPQIDLDSGRILGIEALLRWFDVAGGAIHPEEFIAIAESNGFIIQLDRWALKQACREFVRWDGVDANLVLSVNVSATNFRQAEFVDYVEQVLQQTQMKPQSLCIEITEGVLMHEVKLVQHHLHALQQLGVRVAIDDFGTGYSSLAYLSQFAVDQVKIDRSFVLSLPQSEVNAAIIRTIIDLGRNLNLEVLAEGVETATQQQFLQEQGCSLVQGFRYARPMSAPLCLSFIQQWQGVPAEDY; encoded by the coding sequence ATGTGGCTGAGATTGTGGTGCTTCGCATTATTGCTGTGGACCAATAGTAGCGTTGCCGAAGCAGTTCGGGTGGTTGGGTTTGAGCAGGGTCTACAAAGCCAAATCGTACTGAGCACGCTTGAGGATCAAGAGGGCTTGTTATGGATAGGCACTGAGGATGGACTCTATCGCATGAGCGATAGGGTGGTTCGACGTGTGGATGACCTGAATGTTGCTGGGCAGCTCAGCAACAGTGTATTTCGTGCATTACAGCGCCTGCCAGATCAACAACTGTTACTTAGTACCGCAGGCCAGATTGCGTTATTCGATATCGCTAACAATCAATTTTTGCCGCTATCCGAGCGTTTCCCAAATCTCGATGCCAACAGCAGCACCGGCTTCTTTTATCAAGATCACCAGCGTGACATTTGGTTTATTACCAACAATGGCCACATCTACAAACTGCGCTCCGACCTGAACGCATTAACCTTGGTTGGAAAGCTCCCAGCTGGGCAACGTTATCGGCAGATCTACCACCATGCTGATGGTGGCATCTGGGTCATGGCACCGCACCAACTTTGGCATCTTAATGAGCAAGGTGTGGTGCTGGATAGCGAGGTGTGGGATGACGCCGGCGGCGAACTCACTACGTTGTTGGATGTTGACCGCGATACCCTTTGGATAGCCAGCACCCAAGGGTTGGTGTCGATGGATGTCCATGTCGGTAAAGACTCGTTTAAGACCCTGTTAACTGCCTCAATTCGGGATCTTGAGATGGATCCCCGTGGCAATGTTTGGCTGTTAGGCAGAGGCAAACTTTGGCTTTGGTCGATAGGCGCTGTTGCCCCTACTGAAGTACCGATGCCAACCGTTGAAAACTTTGATCCGGTGTTGGTGCTAAAGCTGATGCTCGATTCTAATCAACGGTTGTGGTTTATGAGTGGCTACCATGGCTTGGTGGGCATGCGACCACCGATGAACTTTGTGGCGGAGTCCTATACCCCTAAGCACTACCCGCAGATGCCAGCAGGGGCGGTTTGGCATATCTGGGCCGATGACGAACAACGGCTGTTGGCCACTGATGGTGGCTTGCAGTGGTTCGATGTAGCCACTAATAGCTATCGCCACATCGAGCTACCCGGCTTGGATGACAGTGGTGCGGCATGGGCGATTTGGCCTTTGGACCCACAACGATGGTTAATTGGTAGCAGTAATGGTTTATATGAAGTTGACCGAACCACACTGCAAGCGAAACCGCTGATCCCCGTAGGTGCGCCAGAGCTCGCAAAACGCAGTATCTATGTGATTGTTCCTAGTGGCGATGCGTTATTGCTGATCACCGATTTGCAGACCTTCCGCTGGAAACCGGGGCGGGATATCGAACACCTGTTGATCGACGGTGAAGCGGTGATTGGAGTGCGTAATGCCCATGAGGATGAACAGCAACGATTGTGGTTGGCGGGGGAAGGAGTACTGGGCTATCTGGATCATAGCGATCAATATCATTCATTGCTGCCATTGCTGCCGCAACAATATCGCCTGAATAGCTTCAGCATGCTGCTGCCTATCTCCGAACAACGTTTATGGTTTGGCAACTATGGCCATGGCTTGTGGCAATATGACAGCCGCTGGAATGAGGTGGTATCGATCTCGGAACATCTAGGGTTGAATTGTGATAATCCCAATTTTGCCACAACCCATAATCAATCGATCCTATTGGGATGTGATCGCAGCTTATATCGAATTGATCCTGCCGTAGATGAGGTGATCGGTATCGACCGTTACGATGGCTTACCGATCGCGAACTTCAATGAAGGCGCGATGTTTTACGATGAGTCTTTGGGATTCATGGTGGGTAGCAGTAACGGCATGGCGGTGTTGCAGCCCGACCAGATGTTTGTGGTAGAGCGGCGTCAACGGGCACTGTTTGAATCACTCGAGCTGCAGCTGAATGATGGCACTAGCCAGGTGTGGCTCCGACCTGAACTCAGCAAGATTGAATTGGATGCTTCAGCCCAATTAGTTACCTTTCAGTTTGCCAGCAATCGCCTACTGGATCCGAACCCCAAGCGCTATCGTTACAAGTTGAATTACAACGGTAACGAAGGGGAGCTGATTACCATTAACGCCTCTGACCGACTCACTTTTAGCCACCTCAAAGCCGGCGATTATGAGCTACTGCTGTTCGGCAGCAGTAACGCCTCTTGGCAAAGTATTCCCAGTCGAGTTCGCTTTACGGTTAATCAAGCTTGGTGGCAATACAGTGCAGCCCAGTTTGCTACCCTCACCCTCGCTGTAATTCTGTTAGTGCTGTTAATACTGTTGCTCCGCTCTAAGCTCCGCCGTGGTAATAAGGCGTTAAAGCAGTTATCTAGTAGCCAACAGCGGTTGCATATTGCGCTGGATGCCAGTGATTCAGATAGCTGGGAGTGGCACCGAGAAGATAATCTAATTCGGATCAGCGATCGTAAGAAGATTTTCAGTGCCAGTGGGGACGTACTGATTGCCGAACCTGATACCAATAGTATCCATCCGGATGACCGCTTGCGGGTGAAAACTGCGTGGCAAAATCATATCAGTAACACCAACGATCGCTACGATGTGATCTACCGACAAACCGATTACAGTGGGCAGTGGCGCTGGATCCACACCATGGGGAAGGTTGTTACCCGTGAGCCCAATACCAACAAACCGATCTCGATCGCTGGGATCTACACCGATATCACCGAGAACCGCCGCTTAGAACAGGAACACACACTCTACGCGTTAGCGTTTGAGCATGCAGCAGAGGGGGTGTTCATTCTCGATCGCGATCTTCAGATCGTTGGTGCCAACCCTGCGGCGGCCAGCATATTGGGCTGCAGCCCAACGGATCTGCACAACGGTGAATTGATGCACTTTTGGCTGCATGAGCAATCGATGTCGGTCAATGAGCTGCTGCAGCAACCGACACCATGGCAAGGGGAAGTCTTCCTATTCAATCGGCAAGGCAATGCTTTGCCGATGCAGGTGAGCTTGAGCACCATGCACAGCGGCTCAGAACAGCGCTGGATCTTCCTGTTCAGTGATATCTCAATCCGCAAGCAGACCGAAGCCGAGCTGCAGCGACTCGCTAATTTTGATCCTCTTACAGGGCTGCTAAATCGCTCCAATTTTAATAAACAGGTAGCGCAGCTACTGGAAAAAAATGCGCTGTTGTCACAGCCGTCAGCGTTGTTGTTCTTAGATCTTGATCGATTTAAGAACATCAATGACAGCTTTGGTCACTCAAGTGGTGATGAGCTGCTGGTGGAGGCGGCTCGGCGCTTGCAACAGTACATCGGCCCTGCCGATATGTTGTGTCGTTTTGGTGGCGATGAGTTTGTGGTGTTTGTGCCGGATGCGCTGAGCACTAAAAAGCTGGAGCAATTGGCAGATCGGTTGCTGCATGCATTTAGCCAACCGTTTGAAGTGGGCTCGCAGGTGTTTTACATCAGTACCAGTATTGGCATTTCACGTTGTCCTGAGGATGGCGAACAACTGGAGTTTCTGGTTAAGAACGCCGATTTAGCGATGTATCAAGCTAAAGAGGAGGGGCGCGGGCGCTTCTGTTTTTATACCAAGCAACGCAACGATCAGATGCACCACCAACTGGCCCTCGATAGTGCCCTGCGGGAGGCGCTATTGAATGAGCGGTTGCAGCTGTACTACCAGCCGCAGATTGATCTTGATAGCGGCCGTATTCTTGGGATTGAAGCACTACTGCGCTGGTTTGATGTTGCCGGTGGTGCCATTCACCCCGAGGAGTTTATCGCCATTGCCGAGTCGAATGGTTTTATCATTCAGTTGGATCGGTGGGCTTTGAAACAGGCGTGTCGTGAGTTTGTGCGCTGGGATGGGGTGGATGCAAACTTGGTGCTATCGGTTAACGTGTCAGCCACCAACTTTCGCCAAGCGGAGTTTGTCGATTACGTCGAGCAGGTGCTGCAACAAACGCAGATGAAACCGCAATCATTGTGTATCGAGATCACTGAAGGGGTGTTGATGCATGAAGTTAAATTGGTACAACACCATCTGCATGCCCTGCAACAATTAGGCGTACGGGTTGCCATTGATGACTTTGGTACCGGTTACTCCAGCTTGGCCTACCTAAGCCAATTTGCGGTTGATCAAGTTAAGATTGACCGCTCCTTTGTCTTGTCGTTACCGCAGTCTGAGGTTAATGCTGCCATTATCCGCACCATTATCGACTTGGGTCGCAACCTTAACCTTGAAGTACTGGCTGAGGGGGTAGAAACCGCTACCCAACAACAGTTTTTACAAGAGCAAGGCTGCAGCCTTGTACAGGGTTTTCGTTATGCGCGGCCGATGAGTGCGCCATTGTGCCTTAGCTTTATTCAGCAATGGCAAGGTGTTCCTGCTGAGGATTACTAA